A window from Chryseobacterium vaccae encodes these proteins:
- a CDS encoding S8 family peptidase: MKKHLLLVSTLAFALISAQNNEGLKREFEKLNRENNAKFDSYVIKAFGKERNAETQKKIDEMRANLAGFSGDVPNFYETDDQNQIFNNNVDALTTVGGVNGLATAFNGEGIKYTIFDGGRIYAPHPAFDNAPNRIINMEAATNDYSSHSTGVASIIGSRSVPLTQRDENNNIIATGNTKGIALNSTMDSYRYSTTVLPGGTVASTVFEKILIAQPKISNHSYGINPGWTYGTTSTGYPNNAWYWNGNYISGNNYNLMGTYFQNDQAYDAIVYNNPAYTIVKSAGNYFGYGPGYSNTTTNSYYSTSSGYAAYPAGSAPEANCAQGFDCIGYGSLAKNIIVVGATDIITSNNFRYTAPTDVVRSDYSNAGPRDDGGIKPDIAAPGTGIWMASTAENTTGSVTWQVNSGTSMAAPQVAGIIGLWMQIHKSLFNNAELNAAASKTLMVHSAAEAGNVGPDPWYGWGYIDAKKGAELLVGKSNNSVIFNNETLTSGVANQKTVTALGSQPLKVTISWIDPEYKVTSNLWSNLYNNRVSRLVNDLDLRIIDTTNNTVYTPWKLNATSPMTPATKGDNTVDNVEQVVIDNPVAGRTYRIEITNKGTLVNNAATPVLTTQNYSIIVTGQTQTNLGTNETSALSGLAIAPSITKDIVNILKAPKKSTFTIYDLSGKKLQNGTINSEKETIDLSSYTKGIYIIEIKTNKDVISKKVIKE; encoded by the coding sequence ATGAAGAAACATTTACTTTTGGTCAGCACTTTAGCTTTTGCTTTAATAAGTGCTCAAAACAATGAAGGATTAAAAAGAGAGTTTGAGAAATTAAACAGAGAAAATAACGCAAAGTTTGACTCTTATGTAATTAAAGCATTCGGAAAAGAGAGAAATGCTGAAACACAGAAAAAAATAGATGAGATGAGGGCAAATCTGGCTGGATTTTCAGGAGATGTACCCAACTTTTATGAGACTGATGACCAAAATCAAATCTTCAATAATAATGTTGATGCTTTAACAACTGTAGGTGGTGTAAATGGATTAGCTACAGCTTTTAATGGAGAAGGAATCAAGTATACCATTTTTGACGGAGGCAGAATTTACGCTCCCCATCCTGCATTTGATAATGCACCCAACAGGATAATTAATATGGAAGCTGCTACCAATGATTACAGCAGTCACTCTACTGGTGTTGCCAGCATCATAGGAAGTAGATCAGTCCCTCTTACGCAAAGAGACGAAAATAATAATATTATAGCAACCGGAAACACAAAAGGTATTGCTCTGAATTCCACAATGGATTCTTACAGATATTCGACCACTGTACTTCCCGGAGGAACAGTTGCCAGTACTGTTTTCGAGAAAATTTTAATTGCACAGCCTAAAATCTCCAACCACTCTTACGGAATAAATCCGGGCTGGACTTATGGTACTACATCAACAGGGTATCCGAATAACGCATGGTACTGGAATGGAAATTATATTTCCGGCAATAACTATAACCTGATGGGAACCTACTTCCAAAACGATCAGGCTTATGACGCCATTGTGTACAACAATCCGGCCTATACCATCGTAAAATCTGCAGGAAACTACTTCGGATATGGCCCAGGCTACTCAAATACGACAACCAACAGTTATTATAGCACATCAAGCGGGTATGCTGCCTACCCTGCAGGCTCAGCCCCTGAAGCTAATTGCGCCCAGGGTTTTGATTGTATTGGTTATGGATCGCTGGCTAAAAATATTATTGTTGTAGGAGCTACAGACATTATTACATCAAATAATTTTCGCTACACCGCCCCAACTGATGTGGTAAGATCCGATTACAGTAATGCAGGGCCTAGAGACGATGGGGGTATTAAACCTGATATCGCCGCTCCCGGAACTGGTATCTGGATGGCCTCTACAGCTGAAAATACTACAGGAAGTGTTACTTGGCAGGTCAACAGCGGTACTTCTATGGCTGCTCCTCAGGTAGCTGGAATTATCGGTCTTTGGATGCAGATTCACAAATCACTTTTCAATAATGCTGAACTGAATGCTGCAGCGTCTAAAACATTAATGGTACATTCAGCAGCTGAAGCTGGAAACGTTGGGCCTGATCCATGGTATGGCTGGGGATATATTGATGCCAAAAAAGGAGCAGAACTGTTGGTAGGAAAATCCAATAATTCAGTCATCTTCAATAATGAAACGTTAACCAGCGGGGTTGCTAATCAAAAAACAGTTACCGCGTTAGGAAGCCAACCATTAAAAGTGACCATTTCATGGATTGACCCTGAATATAAAGTAACCTCAAACCTATGGTCAAATCTATATAACAATAGAGTTTCAAGATTAGTTAATGACCTAGATTTAAGAATCATAGATACTACAAACAACACTGTTTATACGCCATGGAAACTAAACGCCACCAGTCCAATGACGCCAGCCACAAAAGGTGACAATACAGTGGATAACGTTGAACAAGTTGTTATTGATAATCCGGTAGCAGGAAGAACTTACAGAATTGAGATAACCAATAAAGGAACACTTGTTAATAATGCGGCAACACCTGTATTGACAACGCAGAACTACTCAATTATTGTTACAGGACAGACACAAACTAATTTAGGAACTAATGAAACCAGCGCTTTAAGCGGTCTTGCTATAGCACCAAGTATTACAAAAGATATTGTAAACATATTAAAAGCTCCTAAAAAATCAACGTTCACCATCTATGATCTTTCCGGAAAGAAATTACAAAACGGAACGATCAATAGTGAAAAAGAAACGATAGATCTCTCTTCTTATACTAAAGGAATTTACATCATTGAAATAAAAACCAACAAAGATGTTATTTCTAAAAAAGTCATCAAGGAATAA
- a CDS encoding aminotransferase class I/II-fold pyridoxal phosphate-dependent enzyme, with product MENFNAANEIQDLQYFGEFGGVNPSISDSSTYTFLSAKTMFDTFEGNAEGCYLYSRHSSPMNLYLAQALAKMENTEAANVTASGMGAITSVLMQICKSGDHIISSRTIYGGTYAFLKNFLPPFNIETTFVDISNFESIENSIKPSTKIIYCESVSNPLLEVADLRKLSEICKKHGLQLIVDNTFSPLSVSPKLLGADIVIHSLTKFINGSSDTVGGVYCGSQEFINDTKNVNNGACMLLGPTMDSFRSASILKNLRTLHIRMKQHSYNALYLAERFEKDGLKVSYPGLASHKDHELMKSMMHEDYGFGGLLTLDAGTTDKANELMEMMQQENLGYLAVSLGFYKTLFSCSGSSTSSEIPEEEREAMGISDGLIRFSIGLDQDIERTYQKMRECMLKTGVLNHETIFIS from the coding sequence ATGGAAAATTTTAATGCGGCGAATGAGATTCAGGATCTTCAGTATTTTGGTGAATTCGGAGGAGTAAATCCTTCGATCTCTGACAGCTCTACTTATACTTTTCTTTCTGCAAAAACCATGTTCGATACTTTTGAAGGAAATGCAGAAGGATGCTATTTATATTCCAGACATTCATCCCCGATGAATCTTTATCTGGCACAGGCTCTGGCTAAAATGGAAAACACCGAAGCAGCCAATGTAACAGCATCAGGTATGGGTGCTATTACGTCAGTTTTGATGCAAATCTGTAAAAGCGGAGATCATATTATTTCCAGCAGAACCATTTATGGAGGAACGTATGCTTTTTTAAAGAACTTCCTGCCTCCTTTCAATATTGAAACCACTTTCGTAGACATCAGCAATTTTGAGTCTATCGAAAATTCCATAAAGCCAAGTACTAAAATCATTTACTGCGAAAGCGTAAGCAATCCGCTTCTGGAAGTTGCAGATCTGAGAAAACTTTCTGAAATCTGTAAAAAACATGGTTTACAGCTGATCGTAGACAACACCTTCTCCCCTCTTTCCGTTTCACCGAAATTACTGGGAGCAGATATTGTGATCCACAGCCTTACTAAATTCATCAATGGAAGCAGCGATACTGTTGGCGGAGTATACTGTGGAAGCCAGGAATTTATTAATGATACTAAAAACGTAAATAACGGAGCCTGCATGCTTCTGGGACCTACCATGGACAGCTTCCGTTCGGCAAGCATCCTGAAGAACCTGAGGACACTCCACATCAGAATGAAACAACATAGCTACAATGCCCTATACCTTGCTGAAAGGTTTGAAAAAGATGGTTTAAAAGTATCTTACCCGGGGTTAGCTTCTCACAAAGATCATGAACTGATGAAAAGCATGATGCATGAAGACTATGGGTTCGGCGGACTGCTGACATTAGATGCCGGAACAACCGATAAAGCCAATGAACTCATGGAAATGATGCAGCAGGAAAACTTAGGATACTTAGCGGTAAGCCTTGGATTCTATAAAACCTTATTCTCATGTTCCGGAAGTTCAACCTCATCAGAAATTCCTGAGGAAGAACGTGAAGCCATGGGAATATCAGACGGACTTATCAGATTCTCTATAGGCCTGGATCAGGATATAGAGAGAACTTATCAAAAAATGCGGGAATGCATGCTGAAAACAGGCGTTCTCAACCATGAAACTATATTCATATCTTAA
- a CDS encoding S8 family peptidase: MKKIFISISILAAFFTFAQDHDDALIKEFEKQRLENNEKYETYISKRYGLNRSPEMIKEIEKQRSKLAGFTPGGKPYFLQNQDMDQIKNSNSDFLQNGTVNGLTGSFNGENIKFTVFDGGRAFAGHVLFNNAPNRVTNKEAATMNYSDHATAVTSFIGSKDYPFTFQLNNGGTHPVNFKGIAPNATFDNYTFNNSTLPGNTTESNVFQKILTAAPKISNHSYGTNMGWTDTVVPGAYFWTGYYNAGTSYDIQGTYFINDQNYDQIVYNNPSYVIVKSAGNYFGMGPNGNSVPGYYEDASGNPVQFSATDVLPPNNCSQGYDCIGTGSLAKNLIIVGATDIITTNDKRYTAAADVIHSEYSSAGPRDDGGIKPDITTTGTEVAHASTNEDTTGSNSISVGSGTSYSAPIVTGIIGLWMQIYKQLFPTLELNAASAKVLTIHSASEAGNIGPDPWHGWGYINAKKGAELLVGKSNNSIIFNDETLNNAATNRKTVQASGTEPLKVTISWIDPAYIIPQNLTWQDVHNNRASKLVNDLDLRIIDTQTNTIYYPWKLDANNPMFPASKADNQVDNVEQVVIDNPVAGRNYRIEITNKGTLRNSTGGNAPQNYSILVTGYTSVLGTQEAGSVRELAIAPSVTKDIVNILKAPKKSTFTIYDLSGKKLQNGTINNEKETIDLSSYTKGIYIIEIKTNKDVISKKVIKE; encoded by the coding sequence ATGAAGAAAATCTTTATTTCAATCAGCATATTAGCTGCTTTTTTCACATTTGCCCAGGACCATGATGATGCTCTGATAAAAGAGTTTGAAAAACAAAGGCTGGAAAACAATGAAAAATATGAAACTTATATCTCAAAACGTTATGGATTGAACAGATCCCCAGAGATGATAAAAGAAATTGAGAAACAAAGAAGTAAGCTGGCAGGGTTTACTCCAGGAGGCAAACCCTATTTTTTACAGAACCAGGACATGGATCAAATTAAAAATTCCAATTCTGATTTTCTCCAAAATGGTACTGTAAATGGATTGACGGGATCATTTAATGGTGAAAATATCAAGTTTACTGTTTTTGACGGAGGCAGAGCATTTGCCGGTCATGTTCTTTTCAACAATGCTCCCAACAGAGTTACCAATAAAGAAGCAGCCACAATGAATTACAGCGATCATGCAACTGCTGTTACGAGTTTTATCGGATCAAAAGATTATCCCTTTACATTCCAACTCAACAACGGAGGAACCCATCCGGTCAATTTTAAAGGAATTGCTCCTAATGCTACCTTCGATAATTATACGTTCAACAATAGTACTTTGCCGGGAAATACTACCGAAAGTAATGTATTTCAGAAAATACTGACTGCTGCACCGAAAATTTCCAATCATTCTTATGGTACAAATATGGGGTGGACAGATACTGTAGTTCCCGGAGCTTATTTCTGGACTGGATATTACAATGCCGGAACATCATATGATATACAAGGTACTTATTTTATCAATGATCAAAATTACGATCAGATTGTATACAATAATCCGTCCTATGTTATTGTAAAGTCTGCCGGTAATTACTTTGGAATGGGACCCAATGGCAACTCTGTTCCCGGATACTATGAAGATGCTTCAGGTAATCCTGTACAGTTTTCGGCAACGGATGTCTTACCTCCCAACAACTGCTCACAGGGTTATGATTGTATCGGAACAGGTTCTTTAGCTAAAAATCTGATTATTGTAGGTGCTACTGATATTATTACTACTAATGATAAAAGATATACCGCAGCTGCTGATGTAATACATTCGGAGTACAGTAGCGCAGGACCAAGAGATGACGGAGGAATAAAACCCGACATTACCACCACAGGAACAGAGGTAGCTCATGCATCTACCAATGAGGACACTACGGGAAGCAATAGCATATCTGTTGGAAGTGGCACATCATATTCAGCACCAATAGTAACGGGTATTATTGGTCTCTGGATGCAGATTTATAAGCAATTGTTCCCTACCCTTGAGCTTAATGCAGCTTCCGCAAAAGTGCTTACAATCCATTCAGCTTCTGAAGCCGGCAATATCGGTCCGGATCCTTGGCACGGATGGGGTTACATCAATGCTAAAAAAGGAGCCGAGCTACTTGTAGGAAAATCAAACAATTCCATCATATTCAATGATGAAACTTTAAATAATGCGGCAACCAATAGAAAAACGGTACAGGCATCTGGAACAGAACCTCTTAAAGTAACCATATCATGGATAGATCCGGCATATATAATTCCGCAAAATCTAACGTGGCAAGATGTACATAATAATAGAGCATCTAAACTAGTTAATGATCTGGATTTAAGAATCATTGACACACAAACCAATACAATATACTATCCGTGGAAACTGGATGCCAACAACCCTATGTTTCCTGCTTCCAAAGCGGATAATCAGGTTGACAATGTAGAACAGGTAGTTATCGACAATCCGGTGGCAGGAAGAAACTACAGAATTGAAATTACCAATAAAGGAACTTTAAGAAACAGTACCGGCGGTAATGCTCCCCAGAACTATTCAATTCTTGTGACAGGCTATACATCTGTTTTAGGAACCCAGGAAGCAGGAAGTGTAAGAGAACTGGCAATAGCACCAAGCGTTACAAAAGATATTGTAAACATATTAAAAGCTCCTAAAAAATCAACGTTCACCATCTATGATCTTTCCGGAAAGAAATTACAAAACGGAACAATCAATAATGAAAAAGAAACAATAGATCTATCTTCTTACACTAAAGGAATTTACATCATTGAAATAAAAACCAACAAAGATGTCATTTCTAAAAAAGTGATCAAGGAATAG
- a CDS encoding bestrophin family protein: MITTKYVNYRQVLNLSGAHLILISIWCTLIAVLFYFFNWEWMIIPWVPVALIGTAEAFLVGFKNNQAYDRLWEARKIWGGIVNSSRSFASMIYAFDTKNEEIGTFDLEDRKRRIVYRHIAWLYTFREQLLVPTEWEHISSENKFGNINLRRNRLIKAGFPDYGRAPIFLHKYLSEEEYDLKDDYKNFATYLNSQQAKDINELKNMNAITEFNQMQLQTCLNEFYGFQGQAERIKKFPSPRQFASTAFVFNILFIMLLPLGLVNEFAKLGDFGIWASIPFCIIIGWIYIIMELVGDYSENPFAGLMFDVPMLSICRTIEIDLLQMTGETDLPEPIASKHGVLI; this comes from the coding sequence ATGATCACAACGAAATATGTCAATTACAGACAGGTTCTCAATCTATCCGGCGCTCATCTGATCCTGATCAGCATATGGTGTACCCTGATCGCCGTTCTTTTTTATTTTTTCAATTGGGAGTGGATGATCATACCATGGGTTCCCGTAGCTTTGATTGGTACAGCGGAGGCCTTTTTAGTAGGTTTTAAAAACAACCAGGCTTACGACAGACTTTGGGAAGCCAGAAAGATCTGGGGAGGCATTGTGAATTCCAGCCGGTCTTTTGCTTCAATGATCTATGCGTTCGATACAAAGAACGAAGAAATAGGAACCTTTGATCTTGAAGACCGGAAAAGGAGAATTGTCTACCGTCATATTGCGTGGCTCTATACTTTCCGTGAGCAGCTTCTGGTTCCTACCGAATGGGAGCATATCAGCTCGGAAAATAAATTCGGAAATATAAACCTGAGAAGAAACAGACTAATTAAAGCTGGTTTTCCCGACTACGGAAGAGCTCCTATTTTCCTGCACAAATATCTTTCAGAAGAAGAATATGATCTTAAGGATGATTATAAAAACTTTGCCACTTATCTGAACTCACAACAGGCAAAAGACATCAATGAATTAAAAAATATGAATGCTATCACAGAATTCAACCAGATGCAGCTCCAGACCTGCCTGAATGAATTCTACGGTTTTCAGGGACAGGCGGAAAGAATTAAAAAATTCCCTTCACCAAGACAGTTCGCCAGTACAGCATTTGTCTTCAATATTCTTTTTATTATGCTGCTTCCGTTGGGACTTGTTAATGAATTTGCTAAACTGGGAGATTTTGGAATCTGGGCTTCTATTCCTTTTTGTATCATCATCGGATGGATTTACATCATCATGGAATTGGTGGGAGATTATTCTGAAAACCCTTTCGCCGGGCTCATGTTTGATGTCCCAATGCTTTCGATATGCAGAACCATTGAAATTGACCTACTTCAAATGACGGGAGAAACCGACCTTCCTGAACCCATTGCATCGAAACACGGAGTTTTAATCTAA
- a CDS encoding alpha-ketoacid dehydrogenase subunit alpha/beta, giving the protein MENTLHEKVSQDILLKAYNHMMLAKAMADIYEENRNICKYVHSTSRGHEAIQLATAYQLKKEDWVSPYYRDESILLGIGFEPYQLMLQLLAKAEDPFSGGRSYYSHPSSRDEDKPKIIHQSSATGMQTIPTTGVAQGIKYIQEFNLQNFENNPVVVCSLGDNSVTEGEVSEALQFAALHQLPIIFLVQDNEWGISVTKEEARTCDAYDFVAGFTGLSRMRVDGTDFVESFEAMKKAVDFVRNERKPLVVCAKTVLIGHHTSGVRREFYRDEEDLTKHRAKDPGEILRKHLLESGADEDLLKQITKKARLEAEEAFEKAKNAEDPKPETVMQHVFAPTPITEETGTREPADGEKIVMVDAAIHAIQELMWKHPEALLYGQDVGERIGGVFRETVTLGKKFGNKRVFNTAIQEAYIIGSTTGMSAVGLKPIVEVQFADYIYPGINQLITEISKSSYLSGGKYPVSNIIRVPIGAYGGGGPYHSGSVESILANIKGIKIAYPSNAADFKGLLKAAYYDPNPVVMLEHKGLYWSKVPGTEDAKTIEPAEDYILPFGKGKVIIEADQNETEKGRTLLVVTYGMGVYWAKEAAKNFNGRVEVIDLRTLIPLDEELVFERVKVHGKCIVLTEEQLNNSFAEAFAHRISKNCFRYLDAPVETMGSLNVPAVPINLVLEKEMLPNAEKLSIKIEEMLNY; this is encoded by the coding sequence ATGGAAAATACACTTCACGAAAAGGTTTCTCAGGATATCCTGCTAAAAGCATACAATCATATGATGCTGGCTAAGGCAATGGCAGACATCTATGAAGAAAACAGAAATATATGTAAATATGTTCATAGTACTTCAAGAGGTCATGAAGCTATTCAGCTGGCTACCGCATACCAATTAAAAAAAGAGGACTGGGTTTCGCCTTACTACAGAGACGAAAGTATTCTTTTAGGAATCGGGTTTGAACCTTATCAATTAATGCTTCAGCTATTAGCTAAGGCAGAAGATCCTTTTTCAGGAGGAAGATCGTATTATTCCCATCCTTCAAGCAGAGACGAAGATAAACCTAAAATCATTCACCAGAGTTCAGCCACAGGAATGCAGACAATTCCTACCACTGGTGTTGCTCAGGGAATAAAATACATTCAGGAATTCAATTTACAGAATTTCGAAAACAATCCGGTTGTTGTATGCAGTCTTGGAGACAACTCGGTAACGGAAGGCGAAGTGAGTGAAGCTTTACAATTTGCAGCCTTACATCAGCTTCCGATCATATTCCTCGTACAGGATAATGAATGGGGGATTTCCGTAACCAAAGAAGAGGCAAGAACCTGCGACGCTTACGATTTCGTGGCTGGATTTACCGGTCTTAGCAGAATGCGTGTAGACGGAACAGACTTCGTGGAAAGTTTTGAAGCGATGAAAAAAGCGGTTGATTTCGTAAGAAATGAAAGAAAGCCTTTAGTAGTTTGTGCAAAAACTGTACTTATCGGGCATCATACTTCAGGAGTAAGAAGAGAATTCTACAGAGATGAAGAAGATTTAACCAAACATAGAGCAAAAGATCCTGGAGAAATTCTGAGAAAACATTTACTGGAATCAGGAGCAGATGAGGATCTTTTAAAACAGATCACGAAAAAAGCCCGTCTTGAAGCTGAAGAAGCTTTCGAAAAAGCAAAAAATGCTGAAGACCCAAAACCTGAAACGGTTATGCAGCACGTTTTCGCCCCTACCCCTATAACTGAAGAAACAGGAACCCGAGAACCTGCAGACGGTGAAAAAATCGTTATGGTAGACGCAGCCATTCACGCGATCCAGGAGCTGATGTGGAAACATCCGGAAGCATTGCTATACGGACAGGATGTTGGGGAAAGAATCGGAGGAGTTTTCCGTGAAACCGTTACTTTAGGAAAAAAATTCGGAAATAAGAGGGTATTCAATACAGCTATTCAGGAAGCTTATATCATAGGCTCCACTACAGGAATGAGTGCTGTTGGATTAAAGCCGATTGTTGAAGTTCAGTTTGCCGATTATATTTATCCTGGAATCAACCAGTTGATCACAGAAATTTCAAAGTCAAGCTACCTAAGTGGCGGAAAATACCCCGTCAGCAATATCATCCGTGTACCGATTGGTGCTTATGGCGGAGGTGGTCCTTACCATAGCGGAAGTGTAGAAAGTATCTTAGCTAATATAAAGGGAATTAAAATAGCTTACCCAAGTAACGCTGCAGATTTCAAAGGACTTTTAAAAGCCGCTTATTATGACCCGAATCCAGTTGTTATGCTGGAACATAAAGGTCTGTACTGGAGCAAGGTTCCCGGAACTGAAGATGCCAAAACCATTGAACCTGCAGAAGATTATATCCTACCTTTCGGAAAAGGAAAAGTAATTATTGAAGCTGATCAGAACGAAACCGAAAAAGGCAGAACATTACTTGTAGTTACTTACGGAATGGGCGTTTACTGGGCTAAAGAAGCTGCTAAGAACTTTAACGGAAGAGTTGAGGTTATAGACCTTAGAACTTTAATTCCATTAGATGAAGAACTTGTGTTTGAAAGAGTAAAAGTACACGGAAAATGTATCGTTCTAACTGAAGAACAGCTTAACAATTCATTCGCAGAAGCTTTTGCACACCGTATTTCTAAAAACTGCTTCAGATATCTGGATGCTCCGGTAGAAACCATGGGATCACTGAATGTTCCGGCTGTTCCAATCAACCTTGTTCTGGAAAAAGAAATGCTTCCGAATGCTGAAAAACTCAGCATTAAAATAGAAGAAATGCTTAATTATTAA
- a CDS encoding Lrp/AsnC family transcriptional regulator, with the protein MNFDETDKKLLVLLQEDCKQTTKELSYKLGLSVTAVYERVRKLENLGVISKYVALLDRHKVNRDFIVLCHIKLTQHKKEFVMQFEKEIMNLNEVTECFHVSGDYDYILKIGVKDMQDYRNFMLTKLTALQHIASTHSSFMISEVKNTTAIEL; encoded by the coding sequence ATGAATTTTGATGAAACAGATAAAAAACTGCTCGTGTTACTTCAGGAAGACTGCAAGCAAACCACCAAAGAACTGTCTTACAAGCTTGGACTTTCTGTTACAGCCGTATACGAACGGGTAAGGAAGCTTGAAAATCTGGGCGTGATCTCAAAGTATGTAGCTCTTCTTGACCGGCATAAAGTAAACCGGGATTTTATTGTACTGTGTCATATAAAATTAACGCAGCACAAAAAGGAATTTGTGATGCAGTTTGAAAAGGAAATCATGAACCTTAACGAGGTTACAGAATGTTTTCATGTAAGTGGAGATTATGATTACATTCTTAAAATAGGGGTGAAAGATATGCAGGATTACAGAAATTTTATGCTAACCAAACTGACCGCTTTGCAACATATTGCGAGTACTCACAGCTCATTTATGATCTCTGAGGTGAAAAATACAACGGCTATTGAGCTTTAA